A region of the Geomonas subterranea genome:
TGAGCCCGGAGATCCTCGAGGCCATGGCCACGCCGATGATCGGCCACCGCATGCCGGAGTACGCGCGCCTGCACAAGGGCGTGACCGACAAGCTGAAGCAACTCATGTCCACCAGGGAAAGGGTGTTCCTCTCCACCTCCAGCGCCTTCGGCGCCATGGAGGGGGCGGTGCGGAACCTGGTCGGCAAGCGCTGCGCCAACTTCTGCAACGGCGCCTTCTCCGACAAGTGGCACAAGGTGACCCTCTCCTGCGGCAAGGAGGCCGACGCCTTCAAGGCCGAGTGGGGTCAGCCCATCACGCCCGAGATGGTGGACGCGGCCCTTGCCACCGGCAAGTACGACGCCATCACCCTGATCCACAACGAGACCTCCACCGGGACCATGAGCCCGCTCCCCGAGATCGGCGAGGTGCTCAAAAAATACCCGGACGTGGTCTCCATCGTGGACACCGTATCCTCCATGAGCGCGCTCGACCTCCCGATCGACGAGTTGGGGATCGACTGCTGCGTCTTCGGTGTTCAAAAGGCATTCGCGCTGCCGCCGGGCCTGGCCGTTTTCACCGCGAGCGAAAAGGCGCTCGAGCGAGCGAAGAGCGTCCCCGGCCGCGGCTACTACTTCGATTTCCTCGAGTTCCTGGCTGCCGACGAGAAGGACA
Encoded here:
- a CDS encoding pyridoxal-phosphate-dependent aminotransferase family protein; its protein translation is MHKKLYIPGPIEVSPEILEAMATPMIGHRMPEYARLHKGVTDKLKQLMSTRERVFLSTSSAFGAMEGAVRNLVGKRCANFCNGAFSDKWHKVTLSCGKEADAFKAEWGQPITPEMVDAALATGKYDAITLIHNETSTGTMSPLPEIGEVLKKYPDVVSIVDTVSSMSALDLPIDELGIDCCVFGVQKAFALPPGLAVFTASEKALERAKSVPGRGYYFDFLEFLAADEKDNTPSTPCISLIYAMERQLERIFAEGLKQRWQRHQDMATFMRAWAIEKGFGILPAEPYRSVTLTCATNDRGVDLALIKKQLGERGIAFDDGYGKLKGKTFRVAHMGDMNLEDLKQITTELEGLLQGL